The Amycolatopsis japonica nucleotide sequence ACGGACCCGACCGGCCGGGTCGTCGTGGTGCAGAACATGGATTCGCTGAGCGTCAGCACCGACGGTGGCGAGCACTGGAACGACGTGCCGAGGACCTGGCCGCGTGAGGGCAACGCCTCGCCGGTCGGCGCGCTCAAGCTCACGTTGGTCGGCGACGACGCCTACCTCACGACAGTCCTTCCCGAGTACGCCCTTTGGGTGGTCCGAGGGGTCAGCGGCAAGGAGCCGCAGGCCGAACTCGTCTACCGGGCCAACGGCGAGATCAACCAGGTCGCCTCGGACGGCAAGCGATTCGTGGTCACGGTCGGCCCCGAACTGCACGGCTCCACCGACGGCGGCAAGACCTGGACGGTACTGCGCCGCGATCCCGGCGAGCAGACCCTGCGCGAACCGCGTTTCCTCGGTGGACGGCTGTACGTGTCGACGTATAACGACATAGACGTCAGCGCGGACTTCGGCCGCACCTGGTCCCGCAAACCGGTGCCCGCGGCGGGCGAAGGCGTCAGCGACATGATCGACCTCCCCGCCGGACCGGGCAAACCCGCCACGACGCTGATCTCCTCGCTCTATCGAGGCGTGTACGCGGACGAGGGCAAGCGGGGCTACCAGCAGATCGGTGTCCCGGGCGAATCCATCCGCGACCTCGTGACGACCGGGAACCTGCTGCGCGAGAGCGTCGTCGCGGCGGGTGTGCAGGAGATCTACAACACGCCGCTCCCGCGCGGCAAGGTGGCCGCGGCGGATCGGGTCTGGCAGTCGCACCCGGCCGACCGGCTGCACGAGGACGCGCGTCTGTCCGTCTCGCCGAGCCGACCGGACGTCGTCTGGCAGGTCACCCGGAACGGTTTCTCGCTCGACGTGCTCCGCAGTGGCGACGGCGGGCGGACCTGGGAATTCGCGGCTAAGGCGAAGGAAGGCCTCCCCAGGGCGATCTTCGCCCACCCGGCCGACCCGAACCGGGTGCTCGTCTCGGCCTTCGCTCCCAGTGGCTACGTGCTCTACCGCAGCAACGATGCCGGGAAGACCTGGGAGAAGCTCGCGACCGACAACGGCTTCATCGCGTTCGCCGGTGATCCGTGGAATCCGGACCGGGTCTGGGGCGGGGACTCCGACGGCCTGTCCCGGTCGGACGACGGCGGCAAGACCTGGACCCACGTGACCAGCCAGCCGGTCAGTGCGATCTCGATCAGCCGATGGGGTGGCGGCCGCGTGCTCATCGGCGGCGCGGGCATCCACCTGAGTGAAGACGGCGGCAAGACGTTCCGCCGGGTCTTCGACGGCGAGGACCCCCGTGAGATCAGCCGGATCCTGCCGCATCCGTTCGACTTCCGGGTGTGGTTCGCGAGCAACGCGACCGGCGGCGGCGTGCTGCGCAGCACGGACTTCGGCCGCACCTGGTCGCCCGTGCCCGGCGCGCTGCCCGATTCCAGGGTGCTCTCCCTGGCGGTCAGCGCGGACGGCCGGTATCTGTTCGCCGGGACCGCGCAGTCCGGCGCGTACCGGTTGACGCTGTACTGAGTCCGAGACGCTTCGTGGCCGGAGGAAGTTCCGGCCACGAAGCGTTTACGCGTGCCTCCCTGGATGTCAGAGTCGGGGACATGGCCATCGATGTCGCCGCCCTCCGGCTCCACTTCCCCTCCCTCGCCGACGGAACCGCCTTTTTCGACGGACCCGCGGGTACCCAGACACCCCGGACCGTCGCCGACGCCATCGCCGGTACGCTGACCGGTCCGTTGTCGAACCGGGGCAAGATCAGTCCGTCCGAACTCAACGCGGAGAACGCCGTCTCGGGCTTCCGCGACGCCTACGCGGACTTCCTCGGTGTGCCTGCCGAAGGCGTCGTCCACGGCCGCAGCGCCACCCAGCTGACTTACGACTTTTCCCGGCACCTGGCCAAAAGCTGGCGCGAGGGCGACGAGATCGTCGTCAGCCGTCTCGATCACGACGCCAACGTCCGGCCGTGGGTCCAGGCCGCCGAGCGCGCCGGAATGACCGTCCGTTGGCTCGACATCGACCCGGAAACCACGGAACTCGACCTCGATTCCCTCGTCCTCACCGAACGGACGAGGCTGGTCGCGGTCACGGCGGCCTCGAACGTCCTCGGCACCAAGCCGCCGATCCGCCGGATCGCCGATCTCGCCCACGACGCCGGGGCGCTGGTGTTCGTGGACGGAGTGCACTACGCCGCCCACGAACTGGTCGACGTGCCCGCGCTCGGAGCGGATTTCTTCGTCTGCTCGCCGTACAAGTTCCTGGGCCCGCACTGCGGCGTGCTCGGCGCGTCGCCCGCCCTGCTCGAAACCGTCGAGCCGGACAAGCTCGTGCCGTCGCCCGACAGCGTGCCCGAGCGGTTCGAATTCGGCACGCTGCCCTACGAAATGCTCGCGGGTGCCACGGCGGCGGTGGACTTCCTCGCCGCGCTGGACCCCGGAGCGGGCGGATCACGGCGAGAACGGCTCGCGAATTCGATGAACTCGTTGCACGAGCACGAAAGCACGTTGCGCGCCAGGCTGGAGGAGGGGCTGGGCGACGCCGTCACCGTCCACTGCAAGGCGGCGGACCGGACCCCGACCGTGCTGATGGGCCTCGGTGGCCGGGAGCGCGAGGCGCAACGGCATCTCGCCGAAAGGAACGTCGTCGCGCCGGCGGGATCCTTCTACGCCCACGAAGTCTTCGCGGCCTTGAAGCTGGAGGATCCGGCGCTCCGGGTCGGGCTGGCACCGTACACCAGCGTCGACGACGTCGACAGGTTGCTGGACGGGCTTTCGACGTTCGGGTGAAGACCACAGTGGACAGTCGGGCGTAACTCGAACAGGTTGGATTTCCACGCCGTCACCAGGAGCCGTATTACCGTTCGGTCATGATCGACAACGGGAGGTTCGCGATGCGTTTCCGGTCGATGGCCGCTTCTGTTCTTCTCGGTTGCGCCCTGTGCGTGGCGCCCGCGGCACTCGGGGCGGGGCCCTCGTCGCTCGCGATCCAGCCCTGTCCCGAGGTCAACGATCCGCCCGACTACACGATCTCGAACGGCGCCAAGGCCTGGATGAAGACGAACCTGCGCAGTGACTACCTGCGCGGGCCGGGCACGATCACCTACAACAAGACGACGACCTCGTCGGTCAACGCCTCCATCACCGGCACGACCAGCGCCGAGGCGGGCGTCATCTTCGCGAAGGCGAGTGTCTCGCTGGCGGTGAGCGTCGGCGCGAGCTACTCGAAGGCCGATTCCTGGTCCTACGCCGCGACCGTGCCCGCGGGGAAGACGTTGCGGCTGCAGCAGTACAAGGAAGGCCGTTCCTTCACCGTGCAGAAGTACCGCATCGTCCCACCCTGCAAGGTGAAGTACCTCTGGAAGAAGAACGCCGTCGCACCGGTGAAGAGTCCGAGCTACCTGTGGCAGCTCGTCGGCTGACCCTCGCTTTGGGGCCGATCACAAGACTCGTCCGCCCGATCTTGTGATCGGCCCCATGGACGTACGGTGACCGGGCCGACACCCTGAGAGGAACGCCGTGGGCAACGGGGTCCTGGCGGAACGGGACGGGTGGCCATCATGGGGAGACTTCGCGCACGGACACTGATCGCCGGGATGGTCGCGCTCGCCACCGTCGGCCTCGCACCCGCCGCGACGGCCGCGACCGGTATCGACACCCGGTGGAGCGAACCAGGCCCCTACGCGGTGACCGTCGAAGCCCTCGACAGCGCGCACACCGTGTACCGGCCTTCGCGGCTGGAGAGGCATCCGGTCATCCTGTGGGGCAACGGGACCGGCGCGAACCCGAAGACCTATGACGGCCTGCTGCGGCATCTGGCCTCCCACGGTTTCGTCGTCGCGGCGGCCGACACCCCGAACGCCGGTTCGGGGCAGGAGATGCTGGCCGGTGCCACGACCTTGATCGCCGAGAACTCCCGTCCCGGCAGCCGCTATGAGGGGAAGATCGACACCGCGCACATCGGCGCCACCGGCCATTCCCAGGGCGGCGGCGGAGCGATCGCCGCCGGCGCCGACGCGCGCGTCACCACCACGATCCCGATCGAACCGGGGCCGCAGGGCTCCGCCACGGCACTCAAGGGTCCTTCGTTCTTCCTCGGCGGCCAGTTCGACACCATCGTCATCCCCGGGCTGCTGGTCATCCCGCGCTACCGCCTCGCGGACCAGGTCCCCGCGATCTACGGCGAACTCCGCGGCGCGACCCACTTCACGCCCGTCGGCGACGGAGGCGGGTTCCGTGGCGCCATCACGGCGTGGTTCCGGTTCTGGCTTTCCGGTGACGAGCGGGCCCGTGCGGAGTTCTTCGGCCCGTCCTGCGGATTGTGCCGGGACGGCGCGTGGTCCGCTGTCCAGCGCAACACGAAGGCGCTGGCCGTTCCGGGAGCTTGATCGCCGTTCTTGTCGGTGGTCCGGGCTAGGGTCTGCCTCAGCAGCCTGACCTGGAGGGATACCCGTCATGACCACTCTCGACAACCGGCCGAACACCGCGCTCCTCGTCGTCGACGTCCAGAACGCCGTCGTCGACGAGGGCTACGAGCGCGACGCCGTGGTCGCGAAGATCGGCGGGCTCGTCGGCAGGGCACGGCGGGAAGGCGTCCCGGTCGTCTGGGTGCAGCACTCCGACGACGGGCTCGTGCGAGGAAGCGAAGAATGGCGCATCGTCGGCGAACTGAACCAGGAGGAAGCCGAGCCGGTCGTCGAAAAGTCCTACGGTGACTCGTTCGAGGACACCGACCTGGAGAAGGTGCTGGCCGAACGCGGTGTCGGACGGCTCGTGGTCGTCGGGGCCGAGACCGACGCCTGCATCCGTTCGACGCTGCACGGCGCCATCGTCCGCGGGTACGACGCGACGCTGGTCGGCGACGCGCACACGACCGTGGACAAGACCGAGTGGGGCGGAATCGCGCCGGAACTGGTCATCGCGCACACGAACCTGTACTGGCGGTATCAGGCCGCGCCGGGCCGAAAGGGAGGGACGGTGATGAGCGAAGACGTCGATTTCAGCGGCTGAGCGGCTTCACGGCGTTCCCGGCCAGTGAGCGAGTAGCAGACCGGCGTCACCGGCGAAAGTGTCGTGGCAGTGGGACTTCGCCGCCTGCAGCACGCGGCGGGCGATCTCGGGCGGTACGTGTCCGGCGTTGGCGTCCAGGCTCCCGGCGAGAGAGAACCGTGCGCCGTCGGCGGAACGCGCCTCCGAGAGGCCTTCGGTGTGCAGGACGAGGAGATCTCCAGGCTGGAGTCGGGTGGTCGAGACCCGGCCTGGCGTCCCGGCACCGAACGGCGATCGCGGCGCACTGTCCACTGTGGACTTTTCGTGCCCGCTGCCGAACACGAGCGGTGCTTCCCCGCCCGCTTCGAGGTGGCGCACGTCCCCGTGGGCGAGGTCCACTTCGGCCAGGGTCCCGCGAACTGACCCGCCGGCACCGAACTGCGTCGAAAGCGCTTTGTCGACAGCGCTCTCCTGGCCATGCAGGCCCTGGCCCTCACGGCGGGCGGACCGGTAGGCCGCGAGTGCCGCCGACACCACCAGGCCTGAGGACTCGGTGTCGCGGCCCGCGTCGAAGATCGCCAGCCATGCCGTCGTTGCGGAAAGGGCGTAGTCGAACGTGACGCCGCGAACGTCGTAGGCGGGCTCGACTCCGCCTGCCACCACGACGTCGCGCGTCGCCGCCGTCAACGGGGGCAGGTGCTGCCAGAGCAGTTCGGCGGTGGGATCGCGCCTCCGTCGTCGGCGAGTCATGTCGAGGCCGTCGCCGTAGCGCATCGCGGCGGCGATGAGGTGGCCGGACAGCGACGCGAGCCAATGGCATTGAGTGCGTAACGAGGGGTCGTTGAGGTCGGTGTTCGGGCCGGCTTCGACCTCGAGCACGCCGACGCGCTCGTCGCCGTCCAGCAG carries:
- a CDS encoding WD40/YVTN/BNR-like repeat-containing protein; translated protein: MKLRSITKRMFVLGLLTVLGTTGATSVATAEPQAPPSDVNATGKPRGGWEPVGPNSVGGMLAVSPAGLAMMQPSPPALWLSGDRGASWSVRRGLPQDTSIQGFFVDPANPDRMLAVGNKPAGFLGEWRGMLVRTTDRGQTWETLREWYPDGAFGMATDPTGRVVVVQNMDSLSVSTDGGEHWNDVPRTWPREGNASPVGALKLTLVGDDAYLTTVLPEYALWVVRGVSGKEPQAELVYRANGEINQVASDGKRFVVTVGPELHGSTDGGKTWTVLRRDPGEQTLREPRFLGGRLYVSTYNDIDVSADFGRTWSRKPVPAAGEGVSDMIDLPAGPGKPATTLISSLYRGVYADEGKRGYQQIGVPGESIRDLVTTGNLLRESVVAAGVQEIYNTPLPRGKVAAADRVWQSHPADRLHEDARLSVSPSRPDVVWQVTRNGFSLDVLRSGDGGRTWEFAAKAKEGLPRAIFAHPADPNRVLVSAFAPSGYVLYRSNDAGKTWEKLATDNGFIAFAGDPWNPDRVWGGDSDGLSRSDDGGKTWTHVTSQPVSAISISRWGGGRVLIGGAGIHLSEDGGKTFRRVFDGEDPREISRILPHPFDFRVWFASNATGGGVLRSTDFGRTWSPVPGALPDSRVLSLAVSADGRYLFAGTAQSGAYRLTLY
- a CDS encoding isochorismatase family protein, translated to MTTLDNRPNTALLVVDVQNAVVDEGYERDAVVAKIGGLVGRARREGVPVVWVQHSDDGLVRGSEEWRIVGELNQEEAEPVVEKSYGDSFEDTDLEKVLAERGVGRLVVVGAETDACIRSTLHGAIVRGYDATLVGDAHTTVDKTEWGGIAPELVIAHTNLYWRYQAAPGRKGGTVMSEDVDFSG
- a CDS encoding cysteine desulfurase-like protein codes for the protein MAIDVAALRLHFPSLADGTAFFDGPAGTQTPRTVADAIAGTLTGPLSNRGKISPSELNAENAVSGFRDAYADFLGVPAEGVVHGRSATQLTYDFSRHLAKSWREGDEIVVSRLDHDANVRPWVQAAERAGMTVRWLDIDPETTELDLDSLVLTERTRLVAVTAASNVLGTKPPIRRIADLAHDAGALVFVDGVHYAAHELVDVPALGADFFVCSPYKFLGPHCGVLGASPALLETVEPDKLVPSPDSVPERFEFGTLPYEMLAGATAAVDFLAALDPGAGGSRRERLANSMNSLHEHESTLRARLEEGLGDAVTVHCKAADRTPTVLMGLGGREREAQRHLAERNVVAPAGSFYAHEVFAALKLEDPALRVGLAPYTSVDDVDRLLDGLSTFG
- a CDS encoding poly(ethylene terephthalate) hydrolase family protein — encoded protein: MGRLRARTLIAGMVALATVGLAPAATAATGIDTRWSEPGPYAVTVEALDSAHTVYRPSRLERHPVILWGNGTGANPKTYDGLLRHLASHGFVVAAADTPNAGSGQEMLAGATTLIAENSRPGSRYEGKIDTAHIGATGHSQGGGGAIAAGADARVTTTIPIEPGPQGSATALKGPSFFLGGQFDTIVIPGLLVIPRYRLADQVPAIYGELRGATHFTPVGDGGGFRGAITAWFRFWLSGDERARAEFFGPSCGLCRDGAWSAVQRNTKALAVPGA
- a CDS encoding PP2C family protein-serine/threonine phosphatase, which encodes MVTLSSLQAEEQRRIVAACFARTGLTMEQLWLRYFALGGDVSEVELEAFLQGLFPLPRIQRDMVAHAVNERLDEISGARRAPYSREPSEDTRPRGPLAALVGLLDGAHRVAPERLPEVIAAAGRALDLRIAVYLADYDQHRLIPFPEQAPGRVPQAIETSIAGQAYRQADTVLAADSAGPRLWATLLDGDERVGVLEVEAGPNTDLNDPSLRTQCHWLASLSGHLIAAAMRYGDGLDMTRRRRRRDPTAELLWQHLPPLTAATRDVVVAGGVEPAYDVRGVTFDYALSATTAWLAIFDAGRDTESSGLVVSAALAAYRSARREGQGLHGQESAVDKALSTQFGAGGSVRGTLAEVDLAHGDVRHLEAGGEAPLVFGSGHEKSTVDSAPRSPFGAGTPGRVSTTRLQPGDLLVLHTEGLSEARSADGARFSLAGSLDANAGHVPPEIARRVLQAAKSHCHDTFAGDAGLLLAHWPGTP